From the bacterium genome, one window contains:
- the leuC gene encoding 3-isopropylmalate dehydratase large subunit, whose product MPTLFEKIRDRHVVTAREDGNVLLYIDRQLIHEVTSPQAFEGLRLAGRSVRRPGAMLAVPDHNVPTTPDRADRIDDRESREQIEELRKNVLGAGVALFDITDPRQGIVHIIGPESGLVLPGITIVCGDSHTGTLGAFGTIAFGVGTSEVEHVLATQTLWQSMPRRMRVTVNGALRSLVTPKDVILAVIAKIGASGGTGYAIEFAGETIGKMSMEGRMTVCNMTIEAGARFGLIAPDETTFAYLKGRPLAPPPALWDDAVADWKTLPSDPDATWDREVALDASDLEPHVTWGTSPQDALPVGGVVPDPEAQPDPSERARMRRALDYMGLVPGTRLTAIPVDKVFIGSCTNARIEDLRAAAAVAKGRKVHAGVTALVVPGSGLVKRQAEEEGIDRVFVEAGFQWRLPGCSMCLGMNPDRLKPGERCASTSNRNFEGRQGPGGRTHLMSPAMAAAAAVSGRIADVREVAR is encoded by the coding sequence ATGCCGACCCTGTTCGAAAAGATCCGGGACCGTCACGTCGTGACGGCCCGGGAGGACGGGAACGTCCTCCTCTATATCGATCGCCAGCTGATCCACGAGGTGACGAGCCCCCAGGCGTTCGAGGGGCTGCGGCTGGCCGGCCGGTCCGTGCGCCGGCCCGGCGCGATGCTGGCCGTGCCGGATCATAACGTTCCGACCACGCCCGACAGGGCGGATCGGATCGACGACCGCGAGAGCCGCGAGCAGATCGAGGAGCTGAGGAAAAACGTCCTCGGCGCGGGGGTCGCCCTGTTCGACATCACCGATCCGAGGCAGGGGATCGTGCACATCATCGGCCCCGAGTCGGGGCTCGTCCTGCCGGGGATCACGATCGTCTGCGGCGACTCCCACACCGGGACGCTGGGGGCCTTCGGGACGATCGCGTTCGGCGTCGGCACCTCGGAGGTCGAACACGTCCTCGCCACGCAGACCTTGTGGCAGTCGATGCCGCGGCGGATGCGCGTCACGGTGAACGGCGCGCTTCGCTCCCTGGTCACGCCGAAGGACGTGATCCTCGCGGTGATCGCGAAGATCGGCGCTTCCGGGGGAACCGGGTACGCGATCGAGTTCGCCGGGGAGACGATCGGGAAGATGTCGATGGAGGGGCGGATGACGGTGTGCAACATGACGATCGAGGCGGGGGCCCGCTTCGGCCTGATCGCGCCCGACGAGACCACCTTCGCCTACCTGAAGGGGAGGCCGCTGGCGCCGCCCCCTGCCCTGTGGGACGACGCGGTGGCCGACTGGAAAACGCTCCCGTCCGACCCGGACGCGACGTGGGACCGCGAGGTGGCGCTCGACGCGTCGGACCTCGAGCCGCACGTCACGTGGGGGACGAGCCCGCAGGACGCCCTTCCCGTGGGCGGCGTCGTTCCGGACCCGGAGGCGCAGCCGGATCCTTCGGAGCGGGCGCGGATGCGGCGGGCGCTCGACTACATGGGCCTTGTCCCGGGAACGCGGCTCACCGCCATCCCCGTGGACAAGGTCTTCATCGGCTCCTGCACGAACGCGCGGATCGAGGACCTGCGCGCGGCCGCCGCGGTGGCGAAGGGGCGCAAGGTCCACGCGGGCGTGACGGCGCTGGTCGTCCCGGGGTCGGGGCTGGTGAAGCGGCAGGCGGAGGAGGAGGGGATCGACCGGGTGTTCGTGGAGGCCGGGTTCCAGTGGCGGCTCCCGGGATGCTCCATGTGTCTCGGGATGAACCCGGACCGGCTGAAGCCCGGCGAGCGGTGCGCCTCGACGTCGAACCGGAATTTCGAGGGGCGGCAGGGACCGGGGGGGCGGACCCACCTGATGAGCCCCGCGATGGCGGCCGCCGCGGCGGTTTCCGGCCGCATCGCCGACGTGCGGGAGGTGGCGCGATGA
- a CDS encoding enoyl-CoA hydratase/isomerase family protein: MNEVVQTERNGGVATIRMNRPDRLNAYNEEMGAELLSAVSGAAADPVVRCLVLTGTGKAFSAGGDVELFAEFQDEGPGKFLGLAIGLHALVATLRRAPKPVVAAVNGVAAGAGFSMALACDVVVASSSARFTLGYQNIGLSPDGGMTFFLARAVGAQRAMEMTLFSRVLSAEQASAWGLVQEVFPDEAFAAGVGALADRLASGPTVAYARAKELYNRALSQPLEAQLEEERQNISRCAGTGDFREGIRAFLGKRPARFEGR, translated from the coding sequence ATGAACGAAGTCGTCCAGACGGAGCGGAACGGGGGGGTCGCGACGATCCGGATGAACCGGCCCGACCGGTTGAACGCCTACAACGAGGAGATGGGCGCGGAGCTCCTGTCCGCGGTTTCCGGGGCGGCGGCGGACCCGGTGGTCCGCTGCCTGGTGCTCACGGGGACGGGGAAGGCGTTCTCCGCGGGGGGCGACGTGGAATTGTTCGCGGAGTTCCAGGACGAGGGGCCGGGGAAGTTCCTGGGACTGGCCATCGGTCTGCACGCCCTGGTCGCGACGCTGCGCCGCGCTCCGAAACCGGTCGTCGCGGCGGTGAACGGCGTGGCCGCCGGAGCCGGCTTCTCGATGGCGCTGGCGTGCGACGTCGTCGTGGCGAGTTCATCCGCGCGCTTCACCCTCGGGTACCAGAACATCGGGCTCTCCCCCGACGGGGGGATGACCTTTTTCCTCGCCCGCGCGGTGGGGGCGCAGCGGGCGATGGAGATGACGCTCTTCTCGAGGGTCCTCTCCGCGGAGCAGGCCTCCGCGTGGGGTCTGGTGCAGGAGGTCTTTCCGGACGAGGCGTTCGCCGCGGGGGTCGGCGCACTGGCGGACCGGCTCGCCTCCGGCCCCACGGTCGCCTACGCCAGGGCGAAGGAGCTGTACAACCGGGCGTTGTCCCAACCGCTGGAAGCCCAGCTCGAGGAGGAGCGGCAGAACATCTCCCGGTGCGCGGGGACCGGGGATTTCCGGGAAGGGATCCGGGCGTTCCTGGGGAAGCGCCCCGCCCGCTTCGAGGGCCGATAA
- a CDS encoding glycine/betaine/sarcosine/D-proline family reductase selenoprotein B: MGPVDYIPRIRDNYARLGYKAYNWVVNRDTPPWAPLRKPLSKCRLGLAASGGIYVTGQVAFHYRDDTSHREIPTYVDAKALRATHFAYDLSDARTDPNVVFPIDTLRRLVREGFLGGLADRFYTFMGGIYSSRRVIEDLAPRLTARFLEDGVDAVLLVPV; this comes from the coding sequence ATGGGACCCGTCGACTACATTCCGAGGATCCGCGACAACTACGCGAGGCTTGGGTACAAGGCGTACAACTGGGTGGTCAACCGGGACACCCCCCCCTGGGCGCCGCTGCGCAAGCCCCTTTCGAAATGCCGGCTGGGACTGGCCGCCTCGGGAGGAATCTACGTCACCGGGCAGGTGGCATTCCACTACAGGGACGACACCTCGCACCGCGAGATCCCGACCTACGTCGACGCGAAGGCGTTGCGGGCGACCCACTTCGCCTACGACCTGTCGGACGCGCGCACGGACCCCAACGTCGTCTTCCCGATCGACACGCTGCGCCGCCTCGTGCGGGAGGGGTTCCTCGGGGGGCTGGCGGACCGCTTTTACACGTTCATGGGAGGGATCTACTCCTCCCGCCGCGTTATCGAGGACCTCGCCCCTCGTCTGACCGCCCGGTTCCTCGAGGACGGCGTGGACGCGGTGCTGCTCGTCCCCGTTTGA
- a CDS encoding carbon-nitrogen hydrolase, whose translation MSAGGGKVAVSLVQMAMGADPRENLEKGVERVREAARGGARVVCLPELFRSRYFCQTEETAFFDLAEPLPGPTTDALSAVARDSGVVVIAPVFERRAPGVYHNSAAVIDADGTIAGIYRKMHIPDDPAFYEKFYFTPGDLGFRAFDTRAGSLGTLICWDQWYPEAARLTALAGAGILFYPTAIGWHPREKEEHGERQRDAWRTVQRGHAIANGVYVAAVNRVGHEIPAGEGDGIEFWGSSFLCGPQGEILAEASAGREEILSAEVDLSRVEEVRRNWPFLRDRRIDAYGGITSRVLDDEPWGKGR comes from the coding sequence ATGAGCGCGGGGGGCGGGAAGGTCGCGGTCTCCCTCGTCCAGATGGCGATGGGGGCGGACCCGCGGGAGAACCTCGAAAAGGGCGTGGAACGGGTCCGCGAGGCGGCTCGCGGCGGCGCGCGGGTGGTGTGCCTGCCCGAACTGTTCCGCTCCAGATATTTTTGCCAGACCGAGGAGACGGCCTTCTTCGATCTCGCGGAGCCGCTTCCGGGTCCGACCACGGACGCCCTCTCCGCCGTGGCGAGGGATTCGGGGGTCGTCGTGATCGCCCCGGTCTTCGAGCGCCGTGCCCCGGGCGTATACCATAACAGCGCCGCGGTGATCGACGCCGACGGGACGATCGCCGGGATCTACCGGAAGATGCACATCCCGGACGACCCGGCGTTCTACGAGAAGTTCTACTTCACCCCGGGGGACCTCGGCTTTCGCGCCTTCGACACCCGCGCGGGATCGCTCGGAACGCTCATCTGCTGGGACCAGTGGTACCCCGAAGCGGCGCGCCTGACGGCCCTCGCCGGCGCGGGCATCCTCTTCTACCCCACCGCGATCGGCTGGCACCCGCGCGAAAAGGAGGAGCACGGAGAGCGGCAGCGCGACGCCTGGCGCACCGTGCAGCGGGGGCACGCGATCGCGAACGGGGTCTATGTCGCGGCCGTCAACCGCGTGGGGCACGAGATCCCTGCGGGCGAAGGGGACGGGATCGAATTCTGGGGCTCCTCCTTCCTGTGCGGCCCGCAGGGCGAGATCCTGGCGGAGGCGTCCGCCGGACGGGAGGAGATCCTTTCCGCCGAGGTCGACCTTTCCCGGGTCGAGGAGGTGCGGCGGAACTGGCCGTTCCTGCGGGACCGGCGGATCGACGCATATGGCGGGATCACGAGCCGCGTCCTCGACGACGAGCCGTGGGGGAAGGGACGTTGA
- a CDS encoding radical SAM protein has translation MPGPDLLLIHPPAVRPAVPPLGTAVLLSHLRREGAAAEAIDANLEAHLSLLGGDRLAAAAGPAPATALHRAMKNVPRALSFLRSPAAGDSFSRYSSATRHLNTALSAYRGGSGRERWTLGDYVHGDLSEFSIPDLSLAASGKAGTVFSGYFRDVLLPRVDRMRPRGVAISVNYRHQVLPAFELAGLLRRRLPGIPVYGGGGMFTSWRSALRDMKPGFLPFDRIGFGPGERALAAAAGGASTGVGLLFEHGEAVEFLPDFGFAPLREYLSPEPVLPVAATRGCYWRRCRFCPEAVAPIHPYRVTDAGTFPALLRGLSDRYGVRRFHLTDNAIPMDILRAMADGGSVLRGLSWHGFARFERELLEPEFASSLAAAGCSMLQLGLESGSQRILDRMGKGTRVAEASAILSNLSRAGIASYVYVMLGAPGETESDAERTRSFLAEHAGEIGFVNLSILNMPREASWPGIAAGSAPGEGGFPDEVEPLGLCRRVPAGDGWGRAQARRFLQRRILRDPAIRAIAARTPPWFGDSHAVFFRNTVTYRVDSTEGAHNGTFGGGAAGGGAQ, from the coding sequence ATGCCAGGCCCGGACCTTCTGCTGATCCATCCGCCCGCCGTCCGGCCCGCGGTACCGCCCCTGGGGACGGCGGTGCTCCTGTCCCACCTGCGTCGGGAGGGTGCGGCCGCGGAGGCCATCGACGCCAACCTGGAGGCGCACCTTTCCCTGCTGGGCGGGGATCGGCTGGCCGCCGCCGCCGGCCCCGCCCCCGCGACCGCTCTCCACCGGGCCATGAAGAACGTCCCCCGGGCGCTCTCTTTCCTGCGGTCTCCCGCGGCCGGGGACTCGTTTTCCCGGTACTCCTCCGCCACGCGTCACCTGAACACGGCGTTATCCGCGTATCGCGGCGGGAGCGGACGCGAACGATGGACGCTCGGCGACTACGTTCACGGCGACCTCTCCGAGTTTTCCATCCCGGACCTTTCTCTCGCGGCGTCCGGGAAAGCGGGAACGGTCTTCTCCGGTTACTTCCGCGACGTCCTCCTCCCTCGCGTCGACAGGATGAGACCGCGCGGTGTCGCGATCTCCGTCAACTACCGGCACCAGGTTCTCCCCGCCTTCGAGCTGGCGGGGTTGCTGCGCCGACGCCTGCCCGGCATCCCCGTTTACGGCGGCGGCGGGATGTTCACCTCCTGGAGGAGTGCGCTCCGCGACATGAAGCCCGGGTTCCTCCCCTTCGATCGGATCGGGTTCGGCCCGGGAGAGCGCGCACTCGCCGCGGCGGCCGGGGGCGCGTCGACGGGCGTCGGCCTCCTGTTCGAACACGGGGAAGCGGTGGAGTTCCTCCCCGATTTCGGGTTCGCGCCGCTTCGGGAGTATCTGTCCCCGGAGCCGGTCCTCCCCGTCGCCGCGACGCGGGGGTGCTACTGGAGGAGATGCCGGTTCTGCCCCGAGGCGGTTGCCCCGATCCATCCGTACCGCGTGACGGACGCGGGGACGTTTCCCGCGCTGCTGCGGGGGTTGTCCGATCGGTACGGCGTCCGGCGGTTTCACCTGACGGACAACGCGATCCCGATGGACATCCTCCGTGCGATGGCGGACGGGGGGAGCGTGCTCCGCGGCCTTTCATGGCACGGGTTCGCCCGTTTCGAGCGGGAACTGCTGGAGCCGGAGTTCGCATCGTCGCTGGCCGCCGCGGGATGCTCGATGCTTCAGCTGGGGCTGGAGAGCGGGTCGCAACGGATCCTCGACCGGATGGGGAAGGGGACGCGCGTCGCCGAGGCCTCGGCGATCCTGTCGAACCTGTCCCGCGCGGGGATCGCCTCCTACGTGTACGTGATGCTCGGCGCCCCGGGTGAGACGGAGAGCGACGCGGAGCGGACGCGATCGTTCCTGGCGGAACACGCGGGGGAGATCGGGTTCGTGAACCTGTCGATCCTCAACATGCCGCGCGAGGCTTCCTGGCCCGGGATCGCCGCGGGGAGCGCACCCGGGGAGGGCGGATTCCCCGACGAGGTCGAACCGCTCGGCCTGTGCCGGCGGGTTCCCGCGGGCGACGGTTGGGGGAGGGCGCAGGCCCGGCGGTTCCTGCAGCGGCGGATCTTGCGCGACCCGGCGATCCGGGCCATCGCGGCCCGAACCCCGCCCTGGTTCGGCGACAGCCACGCCGTCTTCTTCCGCAATACGGTAACGTATCGGGTAGACAGTACGGAAGGCGCGCATAACGGGACCTTCGGCGGAGGCGCCGCAGGAGGGGGGGCGCAGTGA
- a CDS encoding acetate--CoA ligase family protein, producing MTSPLSPLFRPSRIAVIGASSNPDKMGFQIFRNIKEAGFAGEIVPVNPKGEVILGVPSVPSVTELPEETDLAVVIIPARLVPGTMRELGARKVKSAIVITGGFAESGEAGAALQEEMTKEAEAAGIRVVGPNCQGVNYPYHGVCASWPLITRRGEIAIVSQSGTVGAALIDWASEERLGFSAFVSMGNRSDVDEADLIGFFAEDPHTKVISLYIEGVKDAPKFLSAVRACPKPIVILKAGRTERGRKAAESHTRSLAGRDEIYDAVFRQNGVHRAATLEELYDFAKALAYVPPPAGPRMLIVTSSGGSAILATDVAEEEGLRVTPLSAELSGKLREILPPHCIVGNPLDLTGDTDAARYRNVLDAAGEEFDVVMTIFGDPIPGASEVIRTGQCTLVSYLGGADVERAERLRFHERKIAVFPTPERAVKALSCHVRFHRDRFPLTGEGAGHGVATSGTAMTPGDSMELLARAGFPLTRFRRAGTEEEAVAAAHGIGFPVAVKMNSPDVTHKSDAGGVFLDVDDDVGIRAAFRAIRAAEGRLGARAGGALVCAMAPAGHEVIVGVTRDPQFGHAVMFGLGGIFVEVMKDVSFRVAPLSEKDAVEMIREIRGYRALTGMRGKPAGDLDALRVLLLQLTTFLASHPEVEEMDLNPVIVHERGLSIADARVVLRA from the coding sequence ATGACCTCTCCCCTGTCTCCCCTGTTCCGTCCCTCCCGGATCGCCGTGATCGGCGCATCCTCGAACCCCGACAAGATGGGGTTCCAGATCTTCCGCAACATCAAGGAGGCCGGCTTCGCCGGGGAGATCGTCCCCGTGAATCCGAAGGGGGAGGTGATCCTGGGCGTCCCCTCCGTTCCATCCGTCACCGAGCTCCCCGAGGAGACCGACCTCGCGGTCGTGATCATCCCGGCCAGGCTCGTTCCCGGGACGATGCGGGAGTTGGGTGCCCGGAAGGTGAAGTCGGCGATCGTGATCACGGGCGGGTTCGCCGAGTCCGGCGAGGCGGGGGCGGCGCTCCAGGAGGAGATGACGAAGGAGGCGGAGGCGGCGGGCATCCGCGTGGTCGGGCCCAACTGCCAGGGCGTGAACTACCCGTACCACGGCGTGTGCGCCTCGTGGCCGCTGATCACCCGGAGAGGGGAGATCGCGATCGTCTCGCAGAGCGGCACCGTCGGGGCGGCGCTGATCGACTGGGCGTCCGAGGAGCGGCTCGGGTTCTCCGCCTTCGTCAGCATGGGGAACCGTTCGGACGTCGACGAGGCGGACCTGATCGGGTTCTTCGCGGAGGATCCGCACACGAAGGTGATCTCCCTCTACATAGAAGGGGTGAAGGACGCCCCGAAGTTCCTCTCCGCCGTCCGCGCCTGTCCGAAGCCGATCGTGATCCTCAAGGCCGGGCGGACCGAGCGGGGGCGCAAGGCGGCGGAGTCGCACACCCGGTCGCTCGCGGGGCGCGACGAGATCTACGACGCCGTGTTCCGCCAGAACGGCGTGCATCGCGCGGCGACGCTCGAGGAACTCTACGACTTCGCCAAGGCGCTCGCCTACGTCCCGCCCCCCGCGGGCCCGCGGATGCTGATCGTCACGAGCTCCGGCGGGTCCGCGATCCTCGCCACCGATGTCGCCGAGGAGGAAGGGCTGCGCGTCACCCCCCTATCCGCAGAACTCTCCGGGAAGCTCCGGGAGATCCTCCCCCCCCACTGCATCGTCGGCAACCCCCTCGATCTCACCGGGGACACCGACGCCGCACGCTACCGGAACGTGCTCGACGCGGCCGGGGAGGAGTTCGACGTGGTGATGACGATCTTCGGCGACCCGATCCCGGGGGCCTCCGAAGTGATCCGCACCGGACAGTGCACGCTGGTGTCCTACCTTGGCGGCGCCGACGTGGAGCGTGCGGAACGGCTGCGGTTCCACGAGCGGAAGATCGCCGTCTTCCCCACGCCGGAGCGGGCCGTGAAGGCCCTCTCCTGCCACGTCCGGTTCCACCGCGATCGTTTCCCGCTCACCGGGGAAGGGGCCGGGCACGGGGTGGCGACATCCGGGACGGCGATGACTCCCGGCGACTCGATGGAGCTCCTCGCCCGCGCCGGGTTCCCGTTGACCCGGTTCCGGCGGGCGGGGACCGAGGAGGAGGCGGTCGCCGCGGCGCACGGGATCGGCTTCCCCGTCGCGGTGAAGATGAACTCTCCCGACGTAACGCACAAAAGCGACGCCGGGGGCGTCTTCCTGGACGTGGACGACGACGTCGGGATCCGCGCGGCGTTCCGGGCGATCCGGGCCGCGGAAGGAAGACTCGGCGCCCGGGCCGGAGGGGCGCTCGTCTGCGCGATGGCGCCCGCCGGGCACGAGGTGATCGTCGGCGTGACGAGGGATCCGCAGTTCGGCCACGCCGTGATGTTCGGTCTCGGGGGAATCTTCGTCGAGGTGATGAAGGATGTCTCGTTCCGCGTGGCTCCCCTCTCGGAGAAGGACGCCGTGGAGATGATCCGGGAGATCCGGGGGTACCGGGCGCTCACGGGGATGCGCGGGAAGCCCGCCGGGGATCTCGATGCGCTGCGGGTCCTCCTGTTGCAGCTGACGACGTTCCTCGCCTCGCACCCGGAGGTCGAGGAGATGGACCTCAACCCGGTCATCGTCCACGAGCGGGGGCTGTCGATCGCGGACGCCCGGGTTGTGCTGCGGGCCTAG
- a CDS encoding agmatine deiminase family protein encodes MPGEWEPHEATWIGWPHNRSDWPGKFAAIPWVYGELVRKIAAGETVRILVQSKAHEAKARRVLSRAGADLSRVEFFRFPTDRGWTRDFGPIFVRRERPKRETAVAGFGFNAWARYPNWGKDAGVAARAAKALGVPFLPVRFHGRRVVLEGGAIEVNGRGTLIATEECLLDPEIQVRNPGIDRKGMEEVFGAFLGVSNVIWLGKGIAGDDTHGHVDDLCRFTGPRTLVLCREKDPRDENHRLLEENRERLASARLEDGSRPEVVPLPMPAPLRFDGIRLPASYANFYVCNAAVLVPTFNDSNDRIALGILSDLFRDRPVVGIHAVDLVWGFGTLHCLTQQQPSVR; translated from the coding sequence ATGCCCGGGGAGTGGGAACCGCACGAGGCGACGTGGATCGGGTGGCCGCACAACCGCTCCGACTGGCCCGGGAAGTTCGCCGCCATCCCGTGGGTCTACGGGGAGCTCGTCCGGAAAATCGCCGCCGGCGAGACCGTCCGTATCCTCGTCCAATCGAAGGCGCACGAGGCGAAGGCGCGGCGGGTGCTCTCCCGCGCGGGCGCGGATCTCTCCCGCGTGGAGTTCTTCCGTTTCCCCACCGATCGCGGGTGGACGCGCGACTTCGGCCCGATCTTCGTCCGCCGGGAGCGCCCGAAGCGCGAAACGGCCGTCGCGGGGTTCGGCTTCAACGCGTGGGCGCGATACCCGAACTGGGGAAAGGACGCGGGCGTCGCAGCGCGGGCCGCGAAAGCGCTCGGCGTGCCGTTTCTGCCGGTCCGGTTCCACGGAAGACGCGTCGTCCTGGAGGGGGGGGCGATCGAGGTCAACGGGCGGGGAACGCTGATCGCGACGGAGGAGTGCCTCCTCGACCCGGAGATCCAGGTCCGCAACCCCGGGATCGACCGGAAGGGGATGGAGGAGGTCTTCGGCGCGTTCCTCGGCGTCTCGAACGTGATCTGGCTGGGGAAGGGGATCGCCGGGGACGACACGCACGGCCACGTGGACGACCTGTGCCGCTTCACGGGCCCCCGCACGTTGGTGCTGTGCCGGGAGAAGGATCCGCGGGACGAGAATCATCGCCTGCTCGAGGAAAACCGGGAGCGGCTCGCATCCGCCCGGCTGGAAGACGGCTCCCGCCCCGAGGTGGTCCCGCTGCCGATGCCCGCGCCGCTGCGCTTCGACGGGATCCGGCTGCCGGCCAGCTACGCCAACTTCTACGTCTGCAACGCGGCGGTGCTCGTCCCCACCTTCAACGATTCGAACGACCGGATCGCGCTCGGTATCCTTTCCGATCTGTTTCGGGACCGACCGGTGGTCGGGATCCACGCCGTGGATCTCGTGTGGGGGTTCGGCACCCTCCATTGCCTGACGCAGCAGCAGCCGTCCGTCCGATGA
- a CDS encoding universal stress protein, whose product MFKKILVPLDGSALAERAIDQVEKMAEGSGAEVLLLRVVPAPLGKVPEAGQMEESKAFADSVNQATAYLDRIATRLRAISVKSRILVPAGEPHAGILAAAHKEDVDFIVMSTHGGTALARSLMGSTAEKVVYTTKRPVFLVKPEKIHAARVEEGDIFAGIAR is encoded by the coding sequence ATGTTCAAGAAAATCCTGGTGCCCCTGGACGGTTCCGCGCTCGCGGAGCGGGCGATCGACCAGGTGGAGAAGATGGCGGAGGGATCGGGTGCCGAGGTGCTTCTCTTGAGGGTCGTGCCGGCGCCCCTCGGGAAGGTGCCGGAGGCCGGACAGATGGAGGAGTCGAAGGCGTTCGCCGATTCCGTGAACCAGGCGACGGCGTATCTCGACAGGATCGCCACCCGGCTCCGGGCGATCTCCGTGAAGTCGCGGATCCTGGTCCCGGCCGGGGAACCGCACGCAGGGATCCTCGCGGCCGCCCACAAGGAGGATGTCGATTTCATCGTGATGAGCACCCACGGGGGGACGGCCCTCGCGCGGTCCCTCATGGGGAGCACGGCCGAAAAGGTGGTGTACACCACCAAACGTCCGGTCTTCCTGGTCAAGCCCGAGAAGATCCACGCCGCCCGCGTCGAGGAGGGCGACATCTTCGCCGGCATCGCGAGGTAG
- the leuD gene encoding 3-isopropylmalate dehydratase small subunit encodes MIERFVPLNTVGVPLDRPNVDTDAIIPARYLKTLKRTGLGVGLFFAWRYDAGGDSLPDFPLNRPSFRGGKVLVTGENFGCGSSREHAVWALMDFGFRAVIAPSFSDIFHNNCLKNGMLPVTLPAEEVRPMIDALLAAPGGKVRVDLAAQTVTGPNGDVHPFAIDPFAKTCLLEGLDEIALTLKSSPEIHAYERERKKATPWLFLDLAG; translated from the coding sequence ATGATCGAACGGTTCGTTCCGTTGAACACCGTGGGAGTCCCCCTGGACCGGCCCAACGTGGACACGGACGCCATCATCCCGGCGCGGTATCTGAAGACGCTGAAGCGGACGGGGCTCGGCGTCGGGCTCTTCTTCGCGTGGCGGTACGACGCGGGAGGGGATTCACTGCCCGACTTCCCGCTGAACCGGCCTTCGTTCCGGGGGGGAAAGGTCCTGGTGACGGGCGAGAACTTCGGCTGCGGCTCCTCGCGCGAGCACGCCGTGTGGGCGTTGATGGACTTCGGTTTCCGCGCGGTGATCGCCCCGTCGTTCAGCGACATCTTCCACAACAACTGCCTGAAGAACGGGATGCTCCCCGTGACGCTCCCCGCGGAAGAGGTGCGGCCGATGATCGACGCCCTTCTGGCCGCGCCGGGCGGAAAGGTCCGGGTGGACCTGGCGGCGCAGACGGTCACCGGCCCGAACGGCGACGTTCACCCGTTCGCGATCGATCCGTTCGCGAAAACGTGCCTCCTCGAGGGGCTGGACGAGATCGCCCTGACGCTGAAGAGTTCGCCGGAGATCCACGCGTACGAGCGGGAGCGCAAGAAGGCGACGCCGTGGCTCTTCCTGGATCTCGCCGGATGA